A region from the Triticum aestivum cultivar Chinese Spring chromosome 3D, IWGSC CS RefSeq v2.1, whole genome shotgun sequence genome encodes:
- the LOC123079488 gene encoding dihydropyrimidinase: MATPCRLRLLLVLLAAVAVAASHPAHEFCAAAGGGGGGAGGCGGGGDGTRILIKGGTVVNAHRAEEADVYIEDGVVVAVRPNIPVGDDNVRVIDATGKYVMPGGIDPHTHLEMEFMGTVTIDDFYSGHAAALAGGTTMHIDFVIPVNGNLTAGLESYKHKAEKAAMDYGFHMAITKWNDEVSREMEVMVKEHGINSFKFFMAYKGSLMVTDDLLLQGLQKCKSLGALAMVHAENGDAVAEGQQRMIDLGITGPEGHALSRPPVLEGEATSRAIRLAKFVNTPLYVVHVMSTDAMEEIAKAKREGQRVIGEPVVSGLVLDDSWLWDPDFATASKYVMSPPIREAGHNKALQAALSSGILQLVGTDHCTFNSTQKAFGSDDFRKIPNGVNGIEERMHIIWDSMVETGKITVTDYVRVTSTECAKIFNIYPRKGAILKGSDADIIILNPKRSFAMGTRTHHSRSDTNVYEGRKGKGMVEVTISRGRVVWEDGNLNAVPGAGRYVRTPPFGYFFDGLDKSDAVYRASLRAPVRRGEAAAA; the protein is encoded by the exons ATGGCGACgccctgccgcctccgcctcctgctcgtcctgctcgccgccgtcgccgtcgcggcGTCTCACCCGGCACACGAG TTCTGCgcggccgcgggaggaggaggaggaggcgccggcggctgCGGAGGAGGAGGGGACGGCACGAGGATCCTGATCAAGGGCGGGACGGTGGTGAACGCGCACCGGGCGGAGGAGGCAGACGTCTACATCGAGGACGGCGTCGTCGTCGCCGTCCGGCCGAACATCCCG GTTGGTGACGATAATGTCAGAGTGATTGATGCAACTGGAAAATATGTCATGCCAG GTGGAATTGACCCGCACACCCACCTGGAGATGGAGTTCATGGGAACTGTAACCATAGATGACTTCTATAGTGGTCATGCCGCAGCACTGGCTGGTGGGACGACAATGCACATCGACTTTGTCATTCCAGTGAACGGGAACTTGACTGCGGGCTTGGAATCCTACAAACACAAAGCAGAAAAGGCTGCTATGGACTATGGATTTCACATGGCCattaccaagtggaatgatgaggtTTCGAGGGAAATGGAAGTGATGGTCAAGGAACATG GGATCAattctttcaagttcttcatggcATATAAAGGTTCCTTGATGGTGACGGACGACCTCCTCCTTCAAGGCTTACAGAAATGCAAGTCTCTTGGTGCACTGGCTATGGTTCATGCAGAGAACGGGGATGCTGTTGCTGAGGGACAGCAGCGGATGATTGACCTTGGGATAACTGGTCCAGAAGGGCATGCTCTCTCAAGACCTCCAGTT TTGGAAGGCGAGGCAACTTCACGGGCAATTCGATTAGCAAAATTCGTCAATACACCGTTGTATGTTGTTCATGTGATGAGTACTGATGCAATGGAAGAGATTGCCAAGGCTAAAAGAGAAG GTCAGAGAGTCATCGGGGAACCTGTGGTATCTGGGCTAGTCCTTGATGATTCTTGGCTTTGGGATCCTGACTTTGCAACTGCTTCAAA GTATGTGATGAGTCCTCCAATCCGGGAAGCAGGGCATAATAAAGCACTTCAAGCTGCTCTTTCATCAGGAATATTACAG CTTGTGGGAACTGATCATTGCACCTTCAATTCCACTCAGAAAGCTTTCGGTTCTGATGATTTCAGGAAGATTCCCAATGGCGTAAATG GTATTGAAGAAAGGATGCATATAATTTGGGATAGCATGGTG GAGACCGGCAAGATCACAGTCACCGATTATGTGAGAGTGACAAGCACAGAATG TGCcaagatcttcaacatataccctCGCAAAGGAGCaatcctcaagggatctgatgCAGACATCATCATCCTGAACCCCAAGAGGAGCTTCGCGATGGGCACGCGCACACACCATTCGAGGTCCGACACGAACGTGTACGAGGGCAGAAAAGGAAAG GGAATGGTAGAGGTGACCATCTCAAGAGGGCGAGTGGTGTGGGAGGATGGCAATCTGAACGCCGTGCCCGGTGCAGGAAGATACGTCAGGACACCGCCTTTCGGCTACTTCTTCGACGGCCTTGACAAGTCGGATGCCGTCTACAGGGCTTCCCTCCGAGCACCTGTACGGCGTGGTGAGGCTGCTGCTGCTTAA